A region of Candidatus Margulisiibacteriota bacterium DNA encodes the following proteins:
- a CDS encoding ChaB family protein — protein sequence MPIRTVPSSLKDKLPQRAREIFVNAFNNAHKQYKDPEKRRGDQSLDEVASKVAWSAVKKDYEKGKDGRWHKKI from the coding sequence ATGCCGATACGAACAGTCCCTTCGAGCTTAAAGGATAAGCTCCCTCAAAGAGCCCGGGAGATCTTCGTCAACGCATTCAATAACGCCCATAAACAATACAAAGACCCGGAGAAACGCAGGGGAGATCAATCGCTTGACGAAGTAGCCAGTAAAGTCGCCTGGAGCGCGGTCAAGAAAGATTACGAGAAAGGCAAAGACGGCAGGTGGCATAAAAAAATCTAG